In the genome of Pseudanabaena mucicola str. Chao 1806, the window CATCCTTGCCCAAACCTATAATGCGGCTGATATTGCCTATCGTTGGCAGTGGCAACTGGGACGCATCTTCAAGGCACAAGGTAAACACTCCCAAGCGATCACAGCCTATAACGAAGCTGTGAGCACCCTCAACTCCATTCGGGGCGACCTTGTTTCCAGTAATACAGATATCCAGTTTTCCTTTCGCGATAGTGTCGAACCTGTTTACCGTGAGCTTGTAGGATTACTGATGACTCATGAGGAAGGCGAAACCATCAGCCAAGCTAATCTCATCTCGGCTCGTAAAGTGATCGAATCTCTGCAACTAGCAGAACTGGATAACTTTTTTAAAGAAGCTTGCCTGAAAGTTCGAGCCACTCAAGTTGATGAGATCGATCCCCAAGCTGCGGTAATCTATCCTATTATTTTGGCTGACAGATTAGAGGTAATTGTTTCTCTTCCAAATCATTCTCTTTTTAATCATACAAGCAAAGTTTCGCAGGTTCAGCTCGACCAGCTTTTGGGTGAACTATGGCGATCGCTAAGACGGACATCACTTGAGACAGATATTCAAAGCATCTCTGAAAAAGTATACAACCTTCTAATTAGCAAAAAAATTGCAGACACACTCGTCACCAATAAAATCCAAACTTTAGTATTTGTGCTTGATGGTTCTCTAAGGAACTTACCCATGGCAGTTCTCTATGATGGAAAACAATATTTAATGGAGAAATATAATCTTGCACTTACTCCTGGCCTACAACTTATTGATCCACGTCCCCTCAAACGTCAGCAATTAGAAGTATTTATCGGGGGATTAAGTAAGGAAACTCAAAACTTTCAAGCATTACCTAATGTCGAGAGAGAAGTCCAGAAAATTGACGCAATAGTATCAAATCCAACACCATTACTTAATGAAACCTTTGTCAGTGAATCTATTCAACAACAAGTTAGTAAAATCCCTTTTAGAGTAGTCCATTTAGCCACTCATGGTGAATTTAGTGCTAATACTGACAAGACATTTATTTTGACTTGGAATAATCGTCTGGGAGTCAAACAATTAGGAGAATTATTGCAAACTAGAGTTCAGGATCAGAGCGCTCCCCTTGAATTATTGGTACTTAGTGCCTGTAAAACTGCCAAAGGTGATAATCGCGCTACCCTAGGTCTCGCAGGGCTAGCCGTGCAATCGGGGGCAAGGAGCACGATCGCCAGTTTATGGTCAGTTGAGGATAGTGCTACCGCCACATTTATGGAGAAGCTTTATCAAGAACTCGCAGATCTTGGAACGACAAAGGCTAGTGCCTTACGCAAAGCTCAACTCTATCTTCTCAAAAGTCCTCAGTTTACCCATCCCTTTTACTGGGCTCCTTTTGTATTAGTCGGTAATTGGCTATAAAAAACAGTTATAGGAATTACATCACACTATAGCGGTTTTCATTTTGCCTACGGCAAAATGAAAACTCAAAACTCTTAATGGGACTGATTTTTTGTTTTCAAATGAGTACACACTCATTTGAAAACCGCTATAACTCAATTTACTGGATTTTGAGTGGATGTGGCGCGAGCGAAGTTTACACTATATCCACTCAAAACGTAATTATATTTAAGAATGAAATTACTTCTGTCAACATCATAAAAAAAATAGTAAAATATCCAGATGTTTATATTCTTAGCTTTAAATATTATCTTACTTGTCTTCATCTAATTATCATTATTTCTGACTAAAAACCTTGCGTTAGTCGGTAGTGCTAAATAGCTAAGGATGGGTGGCGCTTCGCGCCACCCATCCTTACCACAACAAATACTTTCCTTTTTATCAGGCATTAACACCATGCTTCATAAAACACTTTACCTTCCCTGTATACTTCTGGTAAGTAACATAATCTGGGAAATCACAACATTTAAAACTTTCATAACAGTTGCTAAAGCCCAAAGCTTTGAGCCGCCTGTAAATACGCCTGCACCTACTACCACAATTGGTGGTGGTAGAAGAGGCAATGACGGGCAATGCCTGATTGATCGAGATCTTCAGGGGGATATCAAAGAGAAAAAAATTCCTATAGAGCAAGAGATTACGCTCCTACTCCCACCCAACAAATTTGGATTGACAATCTCATCACATCCGCAATTTTTTGTCTATATTCCCAAAACCAACGCGATCGCTGTCGAATTTACCCTTGAAAATCACCAAGGCAAAGGAATTGCTAGCAAAAGATTAGCTCTTACAAATACACCTAGCATTGTGACTGTTCAGTTTGATCAAAATCCCCTAGAAATCGGCAAAGATTATAAATGGTTAGTTTCCGTAGTATGTGAAACTGGCGATCCTGAAGACCTATTTAGTGAAGGTATAATTAGGAGAATCAAACCAGAGCAAAATACACTCGCAAAATTGGGGAAAGCAACAGCAATCGATAAAGTATATCTATACGCCAAACTTGGTATCTGGTATGAAGCGATCGCCGAACTAGCAGCTTTACGCCTTTCTCAGCCAAACAACACAGTCCTTAAAACCAATTGGTTGAATTTACTCAAGTCTGCTAGTCTCGAACATTTCGCCCATATCCCTCTCAAACTCTAATGCTCATTAGTAATTCGGTAGTGCTTCAAAGTATTTTTTTAGTAATTGTATTGCGGGCGCTTCGTGCCCGCAACACAATTACATTGCATGACTACCAGTAATCCAAAACTATTCAAAAAGCAACTACAATGTCTACAGATCCCGATGAACTAATTTTCATAGAAGACGAAGATGCATCTTGTATAGATAAAGAGTCAAACAATAACCCCATAAGTATCAACCATTACCATGAATTCCCAACAATCCATGAAGTGATTGCCTCACAACATAGCTCTGTATGGAAAGTTTTAATTTGTGATGATGATACTTCCGTTCACTTAGTAACTAAATTAGCCCTAGATGGATTTAAGTTTGCAGGTAGAGAATTAGAGATTATTTCTGCTTTTTCTGGTGCTGAGGGCATTAAAATCCTTGAAAAACATCCTGAAATTGCCGTTATTTTACAAGATGTAATTATGGAAACTAACGACGCAGGATTGCAAGCAGTCAAATATATCCGAGATGTTTTAAAAAACCCATTCGTAAGAATTATTCTCAGAACGGGGCAGCCCTCAGAATTTCCTGAATCTTCTGTCATTCTGAACTATGACATCAATGACTACAAATCTAAAACTGAACTCACTGCCCAAAAACTATTTACCAGTTTAGTTTCTAGCTTAAGAGCCTATAGCACAATTCTTAGTCTTGCTGAAAGTCAGCAAAAGTTCGCTCAGATAAATGCGAAGCTTCAAGAACT includes:
- a CDS encoding CHAT domain-containing protein, translating into MLILKLKKSILLLDTLFNCKASSKSLRYIRIGICAVLLTLFLGSNPQHSIAGATKKLTKSINPALHQSITNNPADLVHRGKQSYQVGQYAQAIANWQQAFDIYAKQGDHLNQAVIAQNLSLAHQQLGHWQESEQFILLSLEILRSHSQQPKLIAQALNIQGSLQITQGQSQAALTTWQKAEQIYAQVGDQDGVSRSRINQSQAMRLLGLYPKARELLQQMQSSLKKLPNSALKLASLLNLGDTLRLNGDFTEATTVLKDSLAIAQELNDVSTVAEIFLSLGNIASSQQQSASLGDRTYRQQKSVEAIAYYQQADQMATLPIIKVKAQLNQLRLAIDLKQVDAVKRLLTTIPAQLPNLPPSRVAVYANVNFAQSLIKLTSSDHLGGALPSSDRQYAAQLLARSAQQAHAMSDLRAEAYAIGYLGELYERSQQLPEAQELTAQALILAQTYNAADIAYRWQWQLGRIFKAQGKHSQAITAYNEAVSTLNSIRGDLVSSNTDIQFSFRDSVEPVYRELVGLLMTHEEGETISQANLISARKVIESLQLAELDNFFKEACLKVRATQVDEIDPQAAVIYPIILADRLEVIVSLPNHSLFNHTSKVSQVQLDQLLGELWRSLRRTSLETDIQSISEKVYNLLISKKIADTLVTNKIQTLVFVLDGSLRNLPMAVLYDGKQYLMEKYNLALTPGLQLIDPRPLKRQQLEVFIGGLSKETQNFQALPNVEREVQKIDAIVSNPTPLLNETFVSESIQQQVSKIPFRVVHLATHGEFSANTDKTFILTWNNRLGVKQLGELLQTRVQDQSAPLELLVLSACKTAKGDNRATLGLAGLAVQSGARSTIASLWSVEDSATATFMEKLYQELADLGTTKASALRKAQLYLLKSPQFTHPFYWAPFVLVGNWL
- a CDS encoding DUF928 domain-containing protein, giving the protein MLHKTLYLPCILLVSNIIWEITTFKTFITVAKAQSFEPPVNTPAPTTTIGGGRRGNDGQCLIDRDLQGDIKEKKIPIEQEITLLLPPNKFGLTISSHPQFFVYIPKTNAIAVEFTLENHQGKGIASKRLALTNTPSIVTVQFDQNPLEIGKDYKWLVSVVCETGDPEDLFSEGIIRRIKPEQNTLAKLGKATAIDKVYLYAKLGIWYEAIAELAALRLSQPNNTVLKTNWLNLLKSASLEHFAHIPLKL